One Caenibius sp. WL genomic window, ACAAGGCTGCTGCCGCGGAAGCTCTCAAGGCCGCCCAGCCGGAACTGGCGCGCGGCGTGGCGCGCGGCGTGCTCCACAAGAACACGGCTTCGCGCAAGTTCTCGCGCCTGACCAAGGCGGTCGCTTCGCTCTAAAGCAT contains:
- the rpsT gene encoding 30S ribosomal protein S20, with the translated sequence MANTPQARKRIRRNERRAEINGARLSRIRTFVKKVEAAVAGGDKAAAAEALKAAQPELARGVARGVLHKNTASRKFSRLTKAVASL